A stretch of Amycolatopsis balhimycina FH 1894 DNA encodes these proteins:
- a CDS encoding heparin lyase I family protein has product MDSLSRRTVLAGLGALATIPLVGTGTATAAPAGVIWDGDPARGTAVFDGLEKAPGSITVVNDATYGKCFRYETWDNADGTKERCESRGLRLPDGSVYRPGAGTLGQVQYLGWRAKWNVNPRAGKWIAVYQFHISGESSSQAQSGPFVLRTLGDGKLYFQLTGPSGANKHIWSADFPVNTWNTFAIGYQMSRGNDGWCEFYFNGKQQTFSNGQTRYPGPTLWGDHVNHKWGVYRSGGNSGHATALLNHAKLGHTYADVAA; this is encoded by the coding sequence ATGGATTCCCTGTCCCGGCGCACGGTTCTGGCCGGTCTCGGCGCCCTCGCCACCATCCCGCTCGTCGGCACCGGCACGGCCACCGCGGCCCCGGCCGGCGTCATCTGGGACGGCGACCCGGCGCGCGGCACGGCGGTCTTCGACGGGCTGGAGAAGGCGCCCGGCAGCATCACCGTCGTCAACGACGCGACGTACGGCAAGTGCTTCCGGTACGAGACCTGGGACAACGCCGACGGCACCAAGGAACGCTGCGAAAGCCGGGGCCTGCGGCTGCCGGACGGCAGCGTCTACCGCCCCGGCGCCGGCACACTCGGCCAGGTCCAGTACCTCGGCTGGCGGGCGAAGTGGAACGTGAACCCCCGGGCGGGCAAGTGGATCGCGGTCTACCAGTTCCACATCTCCGGGGAGAGCAGTTCGCAGGCCCAGTCCGGGCCGTTCGTGCTGCGCACGCTCGGCGACGGCAAGCTGTACTTCCAGCTGACCGGGCCGAGCGGCGCGAACAAGCACATCTGGTCGGCCGACTTCCCGGTCAACACCTGGAACACCTTCGCCATCGGCTACCAGATGTCCCGGGGCAACGACGGCTGGTGCGAGTTCTACTTCAACGGCAAGCAGCAGACGTTCTCGAACGGCCAGACCCGCTACCCGGGCCCGACGCTGTGGGGCGACCACGTCAACCACAAGTGGGGCGTCTACCGCTCCGGCGGCAACAGCGGCCACGCGACGGCCCTGCTCAACCACGCCAAGCTCGGCCACACCTACGCGGACGTCGCCGCCTGA
- a CDS encoding IS1634 family transposase — MVGKKIGGRTYYYLAESARVDGKPRVVTQRYLGTADEIARAVPGGEPAAASYRTYGDVAAVWATLSRLDFVRRVDDVVRSKPGLGMTLAVAVLHRATAPETPIGEWWASGAAADLVRPRMATVAGLWRALERLTAERIAGIEETVAAAVLAIVDDHAALAVDVPQFAAFAPADCTLPSACRGVLAGVGLRVTRDGAIPLASRLYRRDDGTAPTFASVMAGLGPATLVFHAGHAAQLDLGSRSGFVGSLPLTDHPELLTQPTSARKRVDPERFAGLTALDTHAVVDGVRRRVILTHSATLHAAQSRAFADELATATRELDGLAEALAAGTHRGDRAQVHAEIGRVTRGRRIERVLTAVLSGNRPGEIRVERRIDSSALARLDEEFFGKQVLVTDRDWPIGDVVTAYRARTHLESTFGWLTGPAVTGPTPRWEWTRQRIAAHGLVSVLAATVTHLMRREADRAGMNLSVRELLDQLAGIGELVLRYPSTGGRPRTKRVLTELDPAQRALFDLFALGQAATSA; from the coding sequence GTGGTCGGGAAGAAGATCGGCGGACGGACTTACTACTACCTGGCGGAGTCCGCCCGGGTCGACGGCAAGCCGCGGGTGGTGACCCAGCGTTACCTCGGCACGGCCGACGAGATCGCGCGCGCCGTCCCGGGCGGCGAACCCGCGGCGGCTTCGTATCGAACTTACGGCGACGTCGCCGCGGTGTGGGCGACGCTTTCGCGCCTGGATTTCGTCCGCCGTGTCGACGACGTCGTGCGATCGAAACCCGGCCTGGGGATGACCCTCGCCGTCGCGGTGCTGCACCGCGCGACCGCTCCCGAGACGCCGATCGGCGAGTGGTGGGCGTCCGGGGCGGCCGCGGATCTCGTCCGGCCCCGGATGGCCACGGTGGCGGGGCTGTGGCGGGCCCTCGAACGCCTCACCGCCGAACGCATCGCGGGTATCGAGGAGACCGTCGCCGCCGCCGTCCTGGCCATCGTCGACGACCACGCGGCGCTCGCCGTCGACGTCCCGCAGTTCGCCGCGTTCGCCCCGGCCGACTGCACGCTGCCGTCGGCGTGCCGGGGCGTGCTCGCCGGGGTCGGCCTGCGGGTGACGCGCGACGGCGCCATCCCCCTGGCGTCGCGGCTCTACCGGCGCGACGACGGCACGGCGCCGACGTTCGCTTCGGTCATGGCGGGGCTGGGGCCGGCCACGCTCGTCTTCCACGCGGGCCATGCGGCCCAGCTCGACCTGGGCTCGCGCAGCGGCTTCGTGGGGTCACTGCCGCTGACCGACCACCCCGAGCTGCTGACCCAGCCCACGTCCGCGCGCAAGCGCGTCGATCCCGAACGGTTCGCCGGCCTCACGGCGCTCGACACACACGCGGTCGTCGACGGCGTCCGGCGGCGGGTGATCCTGACCCACTCGGCGACGCTGCACGCGGCACAGTCCCGCGCGTTCGCCGACGAGCTGGCCACCGCGACCCGGGAGCTCGACGGCCTGGCCGAGGCCCTGGCCGCGGGCACCCACCGCGGCGACCGCGCCCAGGTGCACGCCGAGATCGGCCGGGTGACGCGCGGCCGGCGCATCGAGCGCGTGCTCACCGCCGTCCTGAGCGGCAACCGGCCCGGCGAGATCCGGGTGGAACGCCGGATCGATTCGTCCGCGTTGGCTCGGCTGGACGAGGAGTTCTTCGGCAAGCAGGTGCTGGTCACCGACCGGGACTGGCCCATCGGGGATGTGGTCACCGCCTACCGGGCGCGCACCCACCTCGAATCGACGTTCGGCTGGCTCACCGGGCCCGCCGTCACCGGCCCGACCCCGCGCTGGGAGTGGACGCGGCAGCGCATCGCGGCGCACGGCCTGGTCTCGGTGCTCGCCGCGACGGTGACCCACCTGATGCGGCGCGAGGCGGACCGGGCGGGGATGAACCTGTCGGTGCGTGAGCTGCTGGACCAGCTCGCCGGCATCGGCGAGCTGGTGCTGCGGTACCCGTCCACCGGCGGGCGGCCGCGTACGAAGCGCGTGCTCACCGAGCTCGACCCCGCGCAGCGGGCGCTGTTCGACCTCTTCGCGCTGGGTCAGGCGGCGACGTCCGCGTAG